One region of Marinitoga sp. 1197 genomic DNA includes:
- a CDS encoding peptidoglycan DD-metalloendopeptidase family protein, translated as MKRYIFILIIVILLFNSCSLFQQTKNNSEDRLKNIENEIALLKLSINNYENSLKRINENITVFNEKVDSLSDTIILLKKNINSIYSTMDASNTNIQKILKKYDSELNTLHNSLKNLKTDISNFSNIKDETYYNEIITALDNRLQEISNKLNDLNKNTIKKNEFDTLIKKYITKDSTIFENDKIYVDSKFNLLNKQFEDTIKSLNKDITTLNSSITNINISMFSKYTELLNYINHNKNNFSSVEKNINNLDKRLTYLDKISKHLDNKLSDLEKNIYNITLSSTEIKKSIDISVKENIDNLLKTVNSLDKIWQINFETLEKDLDSLKNDYSTFKNKTDDLINEENLKKYVYSSVEAETQREVAKLFYKTKSEELLKIKNLEEKFAVLDNTIEDLQNSFELLSSRPLNTFDEKFKTKLDELERELTNALISFSNAEIKELFGSNDQIIYKIKSGDTLSQIALAFGLGYNGVDLIKVVNNIDDPRTIRVGQKIIIPVKNIEKFLTWPLSYTLPSNYERIVIRFGDRISTGVSIGLGILPLKDEYIKPALPGKIVDTGKMKNNSYYIKIDHGNGVLTVYSNLLSIKIKNGQWVDNSTIIGTVKKDKLFNFEIWKNGEPKDPMRLFFKYIGDFKATFYTEWDDKIIYYPAFRLTKSQKVPRPWVTVAADPDFLPLGTVIYIPEFRNSPNYGFFEIEDIGSKIIGNKLDIYINDVRFAQNTKNVNVYVVGKKSRR; from the coding sequence ATGAAAAGATATATATTTATTTTGATAATTGTAATTTTGCTTTTTAACTCATGTTCCTTATTTCAACAAACAAAAAACAATTCAGAAGACAGATTAAAAAATATTGAAAATGAAATAGCACTTTTAAAACTCTCTATAAATAACTATGAGAATTCTTTAAAACGAATCAACGAAAATATTACCGTTTTTAATGAAAAAGTAGATAGCCTCTCTGATACTATTATTTTATTGAAAAAAAACATAAATAGTATATATTCTACAATGGATGCTTCAAATACAAATATTCAAAAAATTTTGAAAAAATATGATTCCGAATTAAATACCCTGCATAACTCACTGAAAAATCTAAAAACAGATATTTCAAATTTTTCCAATATAAAAGATGAAACATATTATAATGAAATTATAACGGCTTTAGATAATAGACTTCAAGAAATTTCGAATAAATTAAATGACTTAAATAAAAATACAATAAAAAAGAATGAATTTGATACTTTAATCAAAAAATATATAACTAAAGATTCAACTATATTTGAAAATGATAAAATTTATGTGGATTCAAAATTTAATTTGTTAAATAAACAATTTGAAGATACTATAAAATCTTTAAACAAAGATATAACTACTCTAAATTCAAGCATAACAAATATTAATATTTCCATGTTTAGCAAATATACCGAACTATTAAACTATATAAATCACAATAAAAATAATTTTTCATCTGTAGAAAAAAATATTAATAATTTAGATAAGCGTCTTACTTACTTAGACAAAATTAGTAAACATTTAGATAATAAGTTGTCCGATTTAGAGAAAAACATTTATAATATTACACTTAGTTCCACAGAAATTAAAAAATCTATTGATATTTCTGTGAAAGAAAATATTGATAACCTATTAAAAACTGTAAATTCACTGGATAAAATATGGCAAATAAATTTTGAAACACTTGAAAAAGATTTAGATTCCTTAAAAAACGATTATTCAACATTTAAAAATAAAACAGATGATTTAATAAATGAAGAAAACTTAAAAAAATATGTTTATTCTTCTGTTGAAGCTGAAACTCAAAGAGAAGTAGCTAAACTATTTTATAAAACTAAAAGTGAAGAATTACTTAAAATAAAAAATCTGGAAGAAAAATTTGCAGTTTTAGATAACACTATTGAAGATTTACAAAATTCATTTGAATTATTATCTTCAAGACCTTTAAATACTTTTGATGAAAAGTTTAAAACAAAATTAGATGAATTAGAACGTGAATTGACAAATGCTTTGATTTCATTTTCTAACGCTGAGATAAAAGAACTTTTTGGAAGTAATGATCAGATAATTTATAAAATAAAATCTGGTGATACATTAAGCCAAATTGCTTTAGCATTCGGATTGGGATATAATGGTGTAGATTTAATAAAAGTAGTTAATAATATTGATGATCCAAGAACTATTAGAGTTGGACAAAAAATTATTATCCCTGTAAAAAATATAGAGAAATTTTTGACCTGGCCATTAAGTTATACTTTACCTTCAAATTATGAACGTATTGTTATAAGATTTGGTGACAGAATATCTACTGGAGTATCTATAGGCCTTGGAATACTGCCGTTAAAAGATGAATATATTAAACCAGCTTTGCCTGGGAAAATAGTAGATACTGGAAAAATGAAGAATAATTCATATTATATTAAAATAGATCATGGTAATGGTGTTTTAACTGTTTATTCAAATCTCCTTTCCATAAAAATTAAAAATGGACAATGGGTTGATAATAGCACAATAATCGGAACAGTAAAAAAAGATAAATTATTTAATTTTGAAATATGGAAAAATGGTGAGCCTAAAGATCCTATGAGATTATTTTTCAAGTATATTGGTGATTTTAAAGCTACATTTTATACAGAATGGGATGATAAAATCATATACTACCCGGCATTTAGATTAACAAAGTCACAAAAGGTCCCAAGACCCTGGGTAACCGTAGCAGCTGATCCAGATTTTTTACCCTTAGGTACTGTTATATATATTCCAGAATTCAGAAATTCACCTAATTATGGCTTTTTTGAAATTGAAGATATAGGTTCAAAAATAATTGGAAATAAATTGGACATATATATTAATGACGTCAGATTTGCTCAAAATACTAAAAATGTAAATGTATATGTTGTTGGCAAAAAAAGCAGGAGGTAA
- a CDS encoding M42 family metallopeptidase: MKDLIKKLTEINSPSGREKKIREIIIDEIKEYVDEYKVDKLGNLIAIKKGSGEKTILFDAHMDEIGLVVTHITDSGFLRVEPVGGVNPKVLIGAKVQFNGHIGVIGFEGETMEEYSKNMNNLSFDVLFVDIGVSSKEEAEKIAPIGTFGTYYAQFNDLGDKVISKALDDRIGCAIMIEAIKRIDTPKNTIIFAFTVQEEVGLIGASVAGYNYDIDMAIALDVTASADTPKAFKRMSMKLNEGPCIKIKDGYTVSDKFVVDTLKEVAEKNNIKYQMEVLLFGGTNAGGYQTTKSGIPSGTISIPTRYIHTPHEMVSIADVEETVKFVVALSNN, translated from the coding sequence ATGAAAGATTTAATAAAAAAATTAACAGAAATCAATTCTCCAAGTGGTAGAGAAAAGAAAATTAGAGAAATTATTATAGACGAAATAAAGGAATATGTTGATGAATATAAAGTGGATAAGCTTGGGAATTTAATTGCTATAAAAAAGGGTTCAGGAGAAAAGACGATATTGTTTGATGCACACATGGATGAAATAGGACTTGTAGTTACACATATCACAGATAGTGGCTTTTTAAGAGTAGAGCCTGTTGGTGGTGTTAACCCAAAGGTTTTAATAGGGGCTAAGGTTCAATTTAATGGGCATATTGGTGTAATTGGGTTTGAAGGCGAAACCATGGAAGAATATTCTAAAAACATGAATAATTTAAGTTTTGATGTATTATTTGTTGATATAGGAGTTTCTTCAAAAGAAGAAGCAGAAAAGATAGCACCTATAGGGACATTTGGAACCTACTATGCACAATTTAATGATTTAGGAGATAAAGTTATCTCAAAAGCACTCGATGATAGAATAGGTTGTGCTATTATGATTGAGGCAATAAAGAGAATAGACACGCCTAAAAATACAATCATTTTCGCTTTTACTGTTCAGGAAGAAGTAGGATTAATAGGTGCATCGGTAGCTGGTTATAATTATGACATAGATATGGCAATAGCGCTTGATGTTACGGCTTCTGCAGATACTCCAAAGGCTTTTAAAAGGATGTCTATGAAATTAAATGAGGGCCCGTGTATAAAGATAAAAGATGGATATACTGTAAGTGATAAATTTGTTGTAGATACATTAAAAGAAGTAGCTGAAAAAAATAATATAAAATATCAGATGGAAGTTTTATTATTTGGCGGAACTAATGCGGGAGGATATCAGACGACAAAGTCAGGAATACCTTCAGGAACAATATCAATACCTACAAGATATATACATACGCCTCATGAAATGGTTTCAATAGCAGATGTTGAAGAAACTGTAAAATTTGTGGTGGCATTATCAAATAATTAA
- a CDS encoding RrF2 family transcriptional regulator: protein MGLTVKSSYALRALYELAIFHKSGIKRVSINELSSKQKIPKDFLEKIFSELREYGIVDSVRGRYGGYALSKEPQDLKLSEVIYILDKPFQSYECVVTGKCETLGSECAVGYIWKKINTILMQELSKITLADLVNLGEKIELMGGNTVEEKINNVDERGS, encoded by the coding sequence ATGGGATTGACAGTTAAAAGCAGTTATGCTTTAAGAGCGTTATATGAATTAGCTATATTTCATAAAAGCGGCATAAAAAGAGTTTCTATAAACGAATTATCTTCTAAACAAAAAATACCAAAAGATTTTTTGGAAAAAATTTTTAGTGAATTAAGAGAATATGGCATCGTTGATTCTGTAAGAGGTCGATATGGTGGCTACGCTTTAAGTAAAGAACCTCAAGATTTAAAATTAAGCGAAGTAATTTATATACTCGACAAACCCTTCCAGTCATATGAATGTGTTGTAACGGGAAAATGTGAAACTCTTGGTTCCGAGTGTGCTGTAGGATACATATGGAAAAAAATAAATACTATTTTAATGCAGGAACTTTCTAAAATAACTCTTGCTGATTTAGTTAATTTAGGAGAAAAAATTGAATTAATGGGAGGAAACACTGTTGAAGAAAAAATTAATAATGTTGATGAGCGGGGGAGTTGA
- the tsf gene encoding translation elongation factor Ts: MAITAADVKKLRDATGAGMMDCKKALIEAEGDFDKAVEILRIKGAAKAAKKASRSTGEGIIYSYIHHNEKIGVLLELNCETDFVARTEEFHELAKQISLQIASMRPKWIKREDVPEEVIAKEREIYKEEMKESGKPEHIIEKIVENKVNKFYEDNCLLEQEFVFAEEKGQKIKDLITNAIAKIGENIQVSRFSRFEIGE, translated from the coding sequence ATGGCTATAACTGCTGCAGATGTTAAAAAGTTAAGAGATGCTACCGGTGCTGGAATGATGGATTGTAAAAAAGCTTTAATAGAAGCTGAAGGTGATTTCGACAAAGCGGTCGAAATTTTAAGAATAAAGGGAGCTGCTAAAGCTGCTAAAAAAGCAAGCAGGAGCACTGGTGAAGGTATTATTTATTCATATATTCACCATAATGAAAAGATTGGTGTTTTATTAGAATTAAATTGTGAAACAGATTTTGTTGCAAGAACTGAAGAATTCCATGAATTGGCAAAACAAATTTCTTTACAAATAGCTTCAATGAGACCAAAATGGATAAAGAGGGAAGATGTTCCGGAAGAAGTTATTGCTAAAGAAAGAGAAATATATAAAGAAGAAATGAAAGAATCTGGAAAACCAGAACATATTATCGAAAAAATAGTTGAAAATAAAGTTAACAAATTTTATGAAGATAACTGTTTATTAGAACAGGAATTTGTGTTTGCAGAAGAAAAAGGCCAAAAAATTAAGGATCTTATTACAAACGCAATTGCTAAAATAGGAGAAAATATTCAGGTTTCAAGATTTTCAAGATTTGAAATAGGTGAATAG
- the pyrH gene encoding UMP kinase, translating into MYKRILLKLSGEVLSGEDKKGFDEKSLEYLSNEIKEVVKNGIKLGMVIGAGNLFRGRELQDVTNSIGDHIGMLGTVINALYLKDYFEKKGIKTVVVSQIVNLPSVRIIHYDDIELYFNAGYVVIFAGGTSNPFFTTDTAAALRAVEMKADVLIKATKVDGIYNKDPKKFEDAKKYDKISYDEAINLGLKIMDTEAFSICKRYKMPIIVLNFFKKGNLMNSLFDSKIGTFVKP; encoded by the coding sequence ATGTATAAACGAATACTATTAAAGCTCAGTGGAGAAGTCCTTTCTGGAGAAGATAAAAAAGGTTTTGATGAAAAATCTCTTGAATATCTTTCCAATGAAATAAAAGAAGTTGTAAAAAATGGAATTAAGCTTGGAATGGTTATTGGTGCCGGTAATTTATTCAGAGGGCGCGAATTACAGGATGTTACAAATAGCATTGGGGATCACATAGGAATGCTTGGAACTGTAATTAACGCTCTTTACTTAAAGGATTACTTTGAGAAAAAAGGAATTAAAACAGTTGTTGTATCTCAAATTGTTAACCTACCCTCTGTAAGAATTATACATTATGATGATATAGAATTATATTTTAATGCTGGATATGTTGTTATTTTTGCTGGTGGAACATCTAATCCTTTCTTTACCACAGATACGGCAGCTGCTTTACGTGCTGTTGAAATGAAAGCAGATGTTTTGATTAAAGCAACAAAAGTGGATGGAATATATAATAAAGATCCTAAAAAATTTGAAGATGCTAAAAAATATGATAAAATATCATATGATGAAGCAATAAATTTAGGTTTGAAAATTATGGATACTGAAGCTTTTTCAATATGTAAAAGATATAAAATGCCTATTATTGTTTTAAATTTCTTTAAAAAAGGAAATTTAATGAATTCCTTATTCGATTCAAAAATAGGAACTTTTGTTAAACCTTAG
- the mnmA gene encoding tRNA 2-thiouridine(34) synthase MnmA — translation MKKKLIMLMSGGVDSSVAAFLAKQNGYDIIGVHFKTMPDDIFIKIPEKKKICCSPSDTYDAMRIADKLGFELKIIKIYEEFREKIIDYFINDYKNGVTPNPCILCNKYFKFGLAIDLLKEYNADYVASGHYAIREFSEKYNTYVIKKGVDKSKDQSYFLAYIDKKAIPKIFFPNGYYTKDEIRKIAKQLDINIAKKVDSQELCFIPDNDYRRFLKENKVIISKGEVLDLYGNVIGEHSGYTNYTIGQRTGIKYFKNPNIKMHVYKIIPETNQIIVAPTEKVYFKGLIAEDFNFIVDFEKIEAKCRIRKRNEEKDAYIKKIDSDKIEVIFKEPIFAVTPGQFAVVYDNDGVILGSGKIKTYL, via the coding sequence TTGAAGAAAAAATTAATAATGTTGATGAGCGGGGGAGTTGATAGCTCCGTTGCGGCTTTTTTAGCAAAGCAAAATGGATATGATATTATAGGCGTTCATTTCAAAACAATGCCTGATGATATATTTATCAAAATTCCTGAAAAGAAAAAAATTTGCTGTAGTCCTTCTGATACATATGACGCAATGAGAATAGCTGATAAACTTGGCTTTGAATTAAAAATTATTAAAATTTATGAAGAGTTCAGAGAAAAAATTATCGATTATTTTATAAATGATTATAAAAATGGGGTTACTCCAAATCCATGTATATTATGTAATAAATATTTCAAGTTTGGTCTTGCTATTGATTTATTAAAAGAATACAATGCAGATTATGTTGCTTCCGGACATTATGCAATAAGAGAATTTTCAGAAAAATACAATACATATGTAATTAAAAAAGGCGTTGATAAATCAAAAGATCAATCATATTTTCTTGCATATATTGATAAAAAAGCAATTCCGAAAATCTTTTTCCCTAATGGTTATTATACCAAAGACGAAATAAGAAAAATTGCAAAGCAGTTAGATATAAATATAGCTAAAAAGGTTGATAGTCAAGAGTTGTGTTTTATACCTGATAATGATTATAGAAGATTTCTAAAAGAAAATAAAGTTATTATTTCAAAAGGCGAAGTACTGGATTTATATGGAAATGTTATAGGCGAACATAGCGGATATACTAATTACACTATTGGGCAAAGAACAGGAATTAAATATTTCAAAAATCCAAATATAAAAATGCATGTTTATAAGATAATACCTGAAACTAATCAAATCATTGTTGCTCCTACTGAGAAAGTTTATTTTAAAGGTTTAATTGCAGAAGATTTTAATTTTATTGTAGATTTTGAAAAAATTGAGGCAAAATGCAGAATTAGAAAGAGAAATGAAGAAAAGGATGCCTACATAAAGAAAATAGATTCTGATAAAATAGAAGTAATTTTCAAAGAACCTATTTTTGCAGTTACTCCAGGTCAGTTTGCCGTTGTTTATGATAATGATGGAGTTATATTAGGGTCTGGGAAAATTAAAACATACTTATAA
- the eno gene encoding phosphopyruvate hydratase → MWYDEIVAVNAREVLDSRGNPTVEAVVELVSGATGKAIVPSGASTGKFEALELRDGDKSRFKGKGVLTAVKNINEIIAKELVGLNVFDQPLIDKVMLELDGTENKSKLGANAILAVSMAVARAAADSLGLPLYKYLGGPNAKVLPVPLMNIINGGEHADNNLDIQEFMIVPAGFDKFSDALRAGAEVFHSLKSLLKKEGHVTAVGDEGGFAPNLNSNEEAIQFIIKAIEDAGYKAGEHVFIALDCAASEYYDEEKKVYNIDGKELTAEEAMEYYEMLVDKYPIVSIEDPFDQEDWEAYKKFTEKVGNKVQIVGDDLYVTNVKRLQKGIDMKASNSILIKLNQIGSVTETLDTMELAMKSNMTNVVSHRSGESEDTFIADLTVAMNAGFIKTGSLSRSERIAKYNQLLRIEEELGEIAEFRGLKAFYSIKK, encoded by the coding sequence ATGTGGTATGATGAAATTGTAGCTGTAAATGCAAGAGAAGTTTTAGATTCAAGGGGCAATCCAACAGTTGAAGCTGTTGTTGAATTAGTTAGTGGCGCAACAGGCAAGGCTATTGTTCCATCTGGAGCATCAACAGGAAAATTTGAAGCTTTAGAATTAAGAGATGGCGATAAATCAAGATTTAAAGGTAAAGGTGTATTAACTGCTGTCAAAAATATAAATGAAATTATCGCAAAAGAATTAGTAGGTCTTAATGTTTTTGATCAGCCACTTATTGATAAAGTTATGTTAGAACTCGATGGCACAGAAAACAAATCAAAATTAGGTGCAAATGCTATTTTGGCAGTTTCTATGGCTGTTGCAAGAGCTGCAGCAGATTCCTTAGGATTACCTTTATATAAATATTTAGGCGGACCAAACGCAAAGGTTTTACCTGTACCTTTAATGAATATTATAAATGGCGGTGAACACGCTGATAATAATTTAGACATTCAGGAATTTATGATTGTTCCTGCAGGATTTGATAAATTTTCTGATGCATTACGAGCAGGCGCTGAAGTATTTCATTCATTAAAATCATTATTAAAAAAGGAAGGTCATGTTACAGCAGTTGGTGATGAAGGTGGTTTTGCACCAAATCTTAATTCAAACGAAGAAGCTATTCAATTTATTATAAAAGCTATCGAAGATGCTGGATATAAAGCAGGTGAACATGTATTTATCGCTTTAGATTGTGCTGCTTCAGAATATTATGACGAAGAAAAGAAGGTATATAATATTGATGGAAAAGAATTAACAGCGGAAGAAGCTATGGAATATTATGAAATGTTAGTTGATAAATATCCAATTGTTTCTATTGAAGATCCATTTGACCAGGAAGATTGGGAAGCTTATAAGAAATTCACCGAAAAAGTTGGTAACAAGGTACAAATAGTTGGTGACGATTTATACGTAACAAATGTAAAAAGATTACAAAAGGGTATCGACATGAAAGCTTCAAACTCTATTTTAATCAAATTAAATCAAATAGGATCGGTTACAGAAACATTGGATACTATGGAATTAGCCATGAAATCAAACATGACAAATGTCGTTTCTCATAGATCAGGCGAAAGTGAAGATACGTTTATTGCAGATTTAACAGTTGCTATGAATGCTGGATTCATCAAAACAGGTTCATTATCAAGAAGTGAAAGAATTGCAAAATATAATCAATTATTAAGAATAGAAGAAGAACTTGGTGAAATTGCAGAATTTAGAGGATTAAAAGCTTTCTATTCAATAAAAAAATAA
- the upp gene encoding uracil phosphoribosyltransferase, with product MNFSNLTVVEHPLIKHKLTIMRNKKTGPKEFRELLKEITQLLTYEATRNLPTVNINIETPIQQTIGEMVEDKKITIVPILRAGLGMMDGILSLVPNASIGFLGIYRDPESLKPIEYYLKFPPFSENHYVFIVDPMLATGFSIRYAIKKVKEFGVKNIIVMSLLAAPEGVKNIEKDYPDVKIFTAALDEKLNDHAYIIPGLGDAGDRLFRTK from the coding sequence ATGAATTTTTCTAATCTCACAGTTGTAGAACACCCTTTAATTAAACATAAACTTACTATTATGAGAAACAAAAAAACTGGACCAAAAGAATTTAGAGAACTTTTAAAAGAAATTACACAATTACTAACTTATGAAGCTACAAGAAATCTACCTACAGTAAATATAAATATTGAAACACCTATTCAACAAACAATTGGTGAGATGGTAGAGGATAAAAAAATAACTATAGTTCCTATTTTAAGGGCCGGTCTTGGTATGATGGATGGAATTTTAAGTCTTGTACCAAATGCAAGTATAGGTTTTTTAGGAATTTATCGTGATCCTGAATCTTTAAAACCTATAGAATATTATTTAAAATTCCCACCATTTAGTGAAAATCACTATGTATTCATTGTTGATCCTATGTTAGCAACAGGCTTTTCAATTAGATACGCCATAAAAAAGGTTAAAGAATTTGGTGTTAAAAATATTATTGTTATGTCATTATTAGCGGCTCCGGAAGGCGTTAAAAATATTGAAAAAGATTATCCGGATGTTAAAATTTTTACTGCTGCTCTCGATGAAAAATTAAATGATCATGCTTATATTATCCCTGGTCTTGGCGATGCTGGAGATAGATTATTCAGAACAAAATAA
- the ftsY gene encoding signal recognition particle-docking protein FtsY, protein MGFFNKIAQGLKKTRDKFFGNIKTLFSGRKLDEEVLEELEEIMILSDVGVESTKDIIEKLKERYKKEKSEDPLILLRDIMIEHLDNKPINLSPEKKPYVILVVGVNGTGKTTTIAKLGKIFKENGNDVVFAAGDTFRAAAIEQLKEWGKRLNINVIAHSHGSDAAAVAYDALNHALSKNKDVVIIDTAGRLHTKSNLMEELKKIKRVIQKVIPDAPHETLLVLDGTTGQNGIIQAQIFKEAIDLSGIVITKLDGTAKGGIAFAINKELNIPIKLIGVGEKEDDLQLFDPESYCNALLGIKE, encoded by the coding sequence ATGGGATTTTTTAATAAGATAGCTCAGGGATTAAAAAAAACAAGAGATAAATTTTTTGGAAATATTAAAACATTATTTTCCGGTAGAAAATTAGATGAAGAAGTTTTGGAAGAATTAGAAGAAATAATGATTTTATCAGATGTTGGTGTTGAAAGCACAAAAGATATTATTGAGAAATTAAAGGAAAGATATAAAAAAGAAAAGAGTGAAGATCCGTTAATTTTATTAAGAGATATTATGATAGAACATCTCGATAATAAACCAATTAATTTATCTCCAGAAAAGAAACCATATGTTATTCTGGTAGTTGGAGTAAATGGAACTGGTAAAACAACAACCATAGCAAAACTTGGGAAGATTTTTAAAGAAAATGGTAATGATGTAGTATTTGCTGCAGGAGATACATTCAGGGCAGCAGCAATTGAGCAATTAAAAGAATGGGGAAAGAGACTGAATATAAATGTAATTGCACATTCTCATGGTTCAGATGCTGCAGCAGTTGCATATGATGCATTGAATCATGCGTTATCAAAGAATAAAGATGTAGTTATAATTGATACTGCAGGAAGGCTGCATACAAAAAGCAATTTAATGGAAGAACTGAAAAAAATAAAGAGAGTAATTCAAAAAGTGATTCCAGATGCACCACATGAAACGCTTTTAGTATTAGATGGAACAACAGGGCAAAATGGTATAATACAGGCACAGATATTTAAAGAAGCAATTGATTTAAGCGGAATAGTAATCACAAAGTTAGATGGTACCGCAAAAGGTGGAATAGCCTTTGCAATTAATAAAGAGTTGAATATACCAATTAAGCTGATTGGAGTTGGTGAGAAAGAAGATGATCTGCAGCTTTTTGATCCTGAAAGCTATTGTAACGCATTATTAGGTATAAAAGAATAA
- a CDS encoding DUF2225 domain-containing protein: protein MGDFWEDSTTCPLCGKAFNFTKIKYDSIRIEKYEDDLKPIFKGPNPLNFSILTCPKCGFTYFSEDSDVLRKTSKETKKELKNYLKRTRDKLGKISNSKDKSIDFLKKQYALAGIVYRILNRPGNVAKSLIRLAWVFRDENKTMEELKLLISAVNILEDNFKDLNSDEELILYYFFKGYTNLRIGKKKEAKEFFNKLIGRYKKSRNPYVKKAEFLKGDI, encoded by the coding sequence ATGGGAGATTTCTGGGAAGATTCTACTACCTGCCCCCTTTGTGGGAAAGCTTTTAATTTTACTAAAATTAAATATGATAGTATAAGAATTGAAAAATACGAAGATGATTTAAAACCTATATTTAAGGGGCCAAATCCTCTTAATTTTTCTATCTTAACCTGTCCAAAGTGCGGATTTACATATTTTTCTGAAGATTCTGATGTTTTAAGAAAAACTTCTAAAGAGACAAAAAAAGAACTAAAAAATTATTTAAAAAGAACTCGAGACAAACTTGGAAAAATCAGCAATTCCAAAGATAAGTCGATTGATTTCTTGAAAAAACAATATGCGCTTGCAGGAATTGTTTATCGCATTTTAAATCGTCCAGGAAATGTTGCAAAAAGTCTTATCAGACTTGCATGGGTTTTCAGGGATGAAAACAAAACCATGGAAGAATTAAAATTATTAATTTCTGCTGTAAATATTCTTGAAGATAATTTTAAAGACCTAAATTCTGACGAAGAACTTATATTATATTATTTTTTTAAAGGTTATACAAATTTGCGTATAGGGAAAAAAAAGGAAGCCAAAGAATTTTTCAACAAACTTATTGGAAGATATAAAAAATCAAGAAATCCTTATGTAAAAAAAGCTGAATTTTTGAAAGGTGATATATGA
- the coaD gene encoding pantetheine-phosphate adenylyltransferase: MTRAIYPGSFDPITFGHLNIINRASKIFDELYVVVLHNVNKRYFFTKEERIKITKDSLKDFPNIHVESYEGLLVDYAKEKKINVVIRGLRAVSDFEYELQLANANRSLNKNVEILFLMTDTEFSFISSTIVKEVAKFGGNISQWVPENVEKAIIKKISNNTV; the protein is encoded by the coding sequence ATGACAAGAGCTATATATCCTGGTAGTTTTGATCCTATAACCTTTGGTCACTTGAATATAATTAACCGTGCTTCTAAAATATTTGATGAATTATATGTTGTGGTTTTGCATAATGTTAATAAAAGATATTTTTTTACAAAAGAAGAAAGAATTAAAATTACAAAAGATTCATTAAAAGATTTTCCAAATATACATGTTGAAAGCTATGAAGGGTTACTAGTAGATTATGCAAAAGAAAAAAAAATAAATGTTGTTATAAGAGGATTAAGAGCTGTTTCTGATTTTGAATACGAACTTCAACTTGCCAATGCAAATAGATCGTTAAATAAAAATGTGGAAATTTTATTTCTGATGACGGATACAGAATTTTCTTTTATTTCGTCCACAATAGTAAAAGAGGTAGCAAAGTTTGGCGGGAATATTTCTCAATGGGTTCCAGAAAATGTGGAGAAAGCGATAATTAAAAAAATTAGTAATAACACTGTTTAG